The window TCCTCAAAAAGTCTAACCGCGGAGCTGGCAGAAAGCCTAATGGGCGTTTCCCTCCTAGCTGACACGTTGGGCAGCGAAGAACTGTGTGACAGATTTCTGGGGCGTCGTGGGCTGGCGTCAGCAGAACCGTAACGTGTTAGCACTGGACTGGACCATCCTGAAGGAACCAAAGGATGCACGTCTCTGGCTGGAGATTCGTCTAGTAGACTCTGATGACAAGGCGCCATCCGAATGCCAGAGACACGACCAGGAGGCTGTGGATGCTGTCGTCTTTTCTGGAGCATCGCTGACACCCTGCCATCTTTCTCACACACGTCTGGCCCTGCACACAGAACATCAAAACGCATTAGTTTACTTGTATAGATCTAGCGTGTGACTAGTTTACAAGCTACATAATCAGGGCAGTTAAAAAGGTGAATGGCCGATTTTTCTTGGACGGATTCACACGTACGAGTCATAGTGAGCATAGCAAGAGTTTGAATCCTACGTTCGACGAGGGATGCTTTTCTTGGGGTCAAATTTGTGCAGAATCTCTTCTGTCTCAGAAATCCCCCGTGTGCAAACCTGCGCACGATAAAGACCCCGAGCTCACAGCGAAAATCTCGGGGCTTGGAAAGCACAAAGATTCGCATAGAGCTATTTACACAAGCAGGAGAAGTCTTATAATCATGGTCGTatctcgatactttgacgaaaCAAACGTAGCTTGTTCAACTCAACATATCACAAGCCATAATCAGATATATTTCCCAATATAGACCAACTAGTCTAAGATGCTTTACGTTTAACTCAAATAGTCAGCCATTTTAAGCAAATGCGCTCTTTCGACGCCAGTGTCAATTTTGTCAACTAAATTGTCTTAAGTAAAAACTTCATTCAACCAAAACGCATTGCTTCATGTCAATAAACATAGAGAATATCAAAGTTATCAATTCAGtgtcttaaaggcacacacagcctcccggtcccgtaaaccatccgtttctgatcactgagctccccgagcctctacatacagtgcaagcatacttccatttgaacgctcaccgaacgggaacatcctggctgctttccgtcgagagtgagacattttcaaagatttttttttcgtgGACTGTCTGATCggacaatcaggcgcctcgttttaaaatctaaataataaattgacagcttgtaacacaaacattcttaaatcataaaagatttcttttttcatcaagacaagatcagtaaaattcgaagttttgaaagtttaaaaaaaggtagcccggaagcagttcacgcaaggtcgtgtttcaaagcagacgatttttctgcatagcgctcgctttctttgaagccaaccgccgccgataagttcgtgtgactcgcagacgtttgttgcgttttataatcagaggtacacaataacgtgctattacagatacagccagtcgcattgaaatcacaaactgacgactaaattgtgaaaaaaaattgaaaggaaagtggatcacacgggttcacgatggctcaggggttagataaatcacgaaatctggtgtgttgtttacgcgagctaaatagcaatgcaaacgaactgtttcatttaatgctattaaatgctattgcaagtgtgttccataaggttagaactgcttttttcatgacaatatttaaatcgttttgtaaaccacTTGAGACAGATTGGGGCTTCAAGTCACAGATTTACACGTCTAGAACTGCACACTGTTGTAAGCCATATatgttccttgtttttatgttaAAGGTCAGATCTTTACAgacgtttttttaaattgttcgGATAACAATCAAGGCTTACCGGGAAATTCTTCGTCGTTGTCAATCTGCACGAGCTTGAATTGCTGGAACCACGTAGATTGAGTGCTGCGACACACGATGAAGACTCCTTTGTATGCTGTGGCGGCGGTAAAACACCTGTTCTCCACTCGCACTATCACAACTTTGGGCAAAGGCCGCCATCCGTCCATCACATCTCCCAGGGCTTCAGTATCGGACACAACACGGCCATTCACGATGGCCACCTGCTCGCAAGTATGGATGTTCTCTTCTCCATCGAGTCTGTTGTAAAAGTCTTTGAGCTGGCCAACTGTCACTTCAGAGCAGTCGTCTATGAGCAGCTCATACCACTTTCTGTTGGGCATCCTCACAGAAAGCTTCACTCTGTTTGGAAAGACTTGAGCTTCGAGACAGTCCTTGTCCCGGATTCGGTTCTCGTTGAGGGTGCTTTCCTCGACCAAGAGGCGACCTTCAAAATACAAATCCATGGTGTATTCAGGAGATTTGGTCAGTGCACGAAGCTCAGACTTGATCACTTTCGTCACGTCGTGGGAAAAGGCGGATATTGTAAATGTCCTCTTGTCATTGCCTTGAGATGGACTTTCTACGACCTCCACGCTCAACGATACCTTTGTTTTGGGGTACACAGTGATCTTGCAGCCTGGTGTTGTCAGCATCTGGCTGAGGTTGGTCTTCCTACTGGCCATGAGTTTGGTTCCCCCTACTGTGATTCCCAGACTGTTTGGTTCTCTCCTTACCACCTTGGACAACTCTTCACGAAGCCCACTCAGCGATACTTGCGGCGATACAACTACAAGTGTGCTTACGCCTTCGTCCAAGTCAGTGTGAGGTTTGAAGATGATTTCCAGACTGACGGCATTTGGGGGCTGAAAGTGAACAAAGACATCGTCTATGCAGATGGCATTGCCCTCCCCACCACTGCTGACATGGAGCATTGGCATATGCTGACTTAACGAATTCAGTTGTGGCAGGCCATAAGTAGGTGTTCCAATTGTGGTGAATATCTGCTTCAGTGAAGCATCCGAAATCAGCTTCTTGTGCTGAGTCAACCAAACTACTTCAGGCGAGATCCCCTGAGTTCCTTCAACTGTCTCATACCGTTGTAAGAATTTCTGTTTAATGTCTACCAATGTATCAACAGACCTGCACACGACGAGGTAGCGTTTGTCACAGAAGAGCGCGTATCGATGATAAATACGCCATTCCACGGGCAAGTTTCGTTTGATTTCCACCAGAGACAAACTGGGCAACCTCCTCACATCTGTCACCTCAATGTGTTTTTCGTTGTGAAGCAGATACCAGCTCTCCTTTTCCTTGAAGCTGTTGCGCTGCCTTATTTGAACTATTCCTGTTGGGCCCCCGAACGCGTAACCCGTGACCGTAGTACTGAGTTTTGTCAACTGCTCTGATACAGTTTCAGTACTTGAGGTTTGTTTAATGCTCAGACAATGAACCTGTGAGTCCAGCTTCACCAGCAGATACTGTTCGCTGGCTTTGTATCCTATCATCAGAACACGTAAGTCGCAAACCTTTGTAGTAGTTACATATATGTTGCTGATGTTCGTGTcgaaaattttggtcaagtatgaGTCATCTAAGGGTAACTGTGTTGGAGAACCTGCAACACTGCTTTCACTATGCCTCAAGTCAAAAATCAAGAAACTCTCAAACTTCTTCGCTTCTTGCAGAACTGGTGGTCGCAGCAGTTTAAAATCGGCGTTCGTGTCTGAAACATATAAAAGATCATCAAAACCATCAGATTCCATTTAGAATACGAGCACCCTTCAACAAACCACAAACCAAAATACAACAGATTAGCTTTTTCCCGTATggagtattttgtttgtttgtttgtttgtttgatgaatTGATTTCACAGATTGTTGcacgaaataaaataaaaaaatacttACCATTCCAGTCAGCAATACTAGGTGTTTTGAAAGGTTCAGCGAAGACTGAGGCACTCGATGCTCTGTCCAATCCTTCCAATTCATCGGTGAGACTGGGCTGGTATCCTGGGTCTTGTGGGCCAAGCAAGGCACTCACACTGGCATCACCAGCTATGGATGCTCCCTGTCCGCTCCTAGAACAAGAACATtgtcagaaaacacacacacacttggagtGCGGTAACAGTTCCAGACAGCGTAATCATCCGccctttgccttgccttgctttTCCTGTGCCCCTTCTTTTGATttcagaagattcttctcatcctccgtgttactGAGCTTATCTTctcctgcgccttgaatatgtgcgcgatataaattgcataaaataaaaatataaaaaaataaacccctgcgcttagaactgtacccacggattacgcgcgatataagcctaatattgattgattgattgggaATACCAATTGATGCTTGTCCCTAAATTGCCCGCGGCAAAAAGCAGAattgtttttctgacagatttcgaGCTAGACTATGCAGCATTAGTTCTGGAAGTCGACTGATTCGATTGACTGTCCTCCGTAcatgtagcagacgacagcgtCAGTTCAGGACTGAAATGAACGGTTTTCGCATATTTCAGAAAAACtacgatgtaaaaagaacacgcgaaggcttcaaaacattGTTACCATGTGATCATAGCACCAACTTCCCAGATGAATACAGATACATTGCAAGAAATAACATCCCAACTTTATATTTTGCGAATAAGCGAACGATCGTGTCATTTTGACAGAAGGGGACGTCACTCGGTTGTTTGGGGGTTGTTCATTATTTGGGAgcatgtattttgtttgttagttcatgggctgaaactcccacggcttttacgtgtatgactgtttttaccccgccatttaggcagccatacgccgctttcggaggaagcatgctgggtattttcgtgtttctataacccaccgaactctgacatggattacaggatctttttcgttgcgcacttggtcttgtgcttgcgtgtacacatgggggtgttcggacaccgaggagagtctgcacacaaagttgactctgagaaataaatctctcgccgaacgtggggacgaactcacgctgacagcggccaactggatacaaatccagcgagctaccgactgagctacatccccgcatGTAAAATTCTGGTACatgttttttttggttgttttttttggccAATGATTAACTGAATATTAAAGTGAAAGTGAATGCTTTCGGGTACATTTAGCATAACTGTAACTCATTCTGTTAGTTGCTAATCGATAAAACGGTGCAGAGGTTCATCATATCGTAAAATGCATGGTCGGCGATTAAACCGTCAATACCCCCGAAATATGAAAGCCggcgcacacacaaaagtacATCAAACTCGACCTGTCCACAATTTATTGAAACGCCCGCAGAAAAATGTGCCTTGTCAAACGTTCTAATCTATTCtcgttactgacaatatcgtagcgtttcgttcaataattcattttctcgatttgctctgtaaatctcttagcgcactcTGGTCTcaataactttaaaaaaaaaatcataattaattttttttttaaatcataatAAAGAACACTAATGAATCGCCCCTTCTTGCCAGTGTTCACGgtgatgtacaatagcaaaacacacacacacacctacctgTTGAGGCAAGGCTTTTTACACAAGTGGGAAGTGTCAGTATGACGTTTTTTCCCTTGTCCGGTatacacaccggtgacactgtgacggttcccctacgctttgtgttcggtgccctgaccctttgtgttcgggtcccactcggttcccacacgccaaaattcgcggacaaaacatccatttatggtagtattacgcaatgttgctctctgagaatggtcttgttagatctgtgagtgtttacactacatgcctaggtgctgttggattgaaggtttttgatattttagccgttattaggtagaatgccttccactttactgcaaaactgcataattcgtagcatcggcaagaaatatcctaccaaaaaatgcctgcttggaactgtcgttggtccagcaaaaagttcaacatgtctgtagcagacagcccaagtttcaagattgtagggccatccaaacagccgtaataataaaaacaacaaaagtagtcagtgaaattggctgtgttcggtccccccacacttttgtgacgtaggcgtgacggttcccataattcattgtgtcggtccccactttctgtgtcggaccccactttcgacctaatttctctgtgacggaccccacaaccagcctattttgtgtcggtccccacaccttcttggatttatgacttgccggttacttgtatcattgtattcattgaatctaattgtctcggagttatttttcagcaaaaaccggcaaggcagcaccttttgtgataccaagtaagtcagatgacatcagagaaaaatgagggcgtgacagtgccgcctcaactttcacgaaaagccggatatgacgtcatcaaagacatttatcaaaaaaatgaaaaaaacgttcggggatttcatacccaggaactctcatgtcaaatttcataaagatcggtccagtagtttagtctaaatcgctctacacacacacacacacacagacacacagacacacacacgcacatacaccacgaccctcgtttcgattcccccttgactaaatataaaaatgtgctGTCTAGTGTTGTGTACATTTGCAGGGAAAGGCAAGTTGCCGAAATGTAATCCGTAATGCCGCACtaaggggcggatcagttgctttgtaaggggggggggggggggtgcactttgaatcgcaagtgaatgtgatgggcgcaaagcgcccgaatttgctaggggggtccgggggcatgcccccctgaatttttggcccaaaacagcaaaatggtgccatctggtgacatttgaacttataaatggtcatagaatcagctttcccaattttatttatttttatttttttgctggaggggggtgcacctgcaccctgtgcacccccacccccaccctcgtccgcccctggcaCTTACGACCACACAACATAAGCCTGTACTCTCGATCCTTTCCGTTTAAGGCATAAATATACACACTGTGTGTAGCGTAGATGCAGTAAAGAGTATCTAAACCTAGTCATTTACGTGACGGTTGGTCTTTGTTCTTGCAATTTAGCCAAACAAACATGACATGAATGCAGCACGGTTATAGAAGAAATCCGTTTAAACGACGCTAACATTCTCCCGGTGTGCAGTCCGTCCTCGCGTCGGTCAGACAATCACTGAATCAGACGGACTGAGTgagacggacatacagacacacagaccgacaAACAAACACTAACTCACACGATATTTAATGAAGTGAAGTACTTACTCAGGCGGGTTTTCATCGTAGATTGACGACTGGAGCGACATTCTTCCTACTATTCCCCTTCCTCCGTTCTAAGCCAATGCAAGGTAGCCAACCGGTCGGAATGTTCGAGATGAGACGACGAAGTTTTCAAGCCCCTAACGTTCCCAGGCTATATCATTCCTTTATCGACTTTGAGAAATGTAAACGGGTTTTACAGAATATTTTCACCGCAGACCGGTAGAGGTAGAGTTGACACCATCTTTGACTACACTTAGTCTCACGCAATGACCCCACGACAACGAACAAGTGACTGATCAGTACTGTGTGGAGAAGACTCGACGAAAGTGGGTTTTCCCGATACaaatgtatttttgttttctcgTTATTTGCCAAGGGTCCGCCAGCGTGGATTCGTGCAGCGATGGCATGCTTTTTCAGAGAGGCTAACCGAAAGTAGACCAGTTAAAAGAAATACTTCACGGGCACAGGAAAAAGCACCAGCACTGATTAGAAGTGTAGATAATGAATACACACtcaatgtatgtttttgtgtgccttaaaTTGTACTGGTACATTCGCGGATTTTACGATTGAATCGCAATTGTGTGACCACCATATCAGTGACTATCCGATATTACCCAAGCTGATTTGACAAGGGgataattgggggggggggggggggggggcagcataGCTATTATTCGACAAATTTCAACAAGGGATAAAATCCATATTGTTTGTGTAACTTAGTACTGAAGAAAGAACGGAGACCAAAACAAATAACGCTTGTTTAGCTCGGTATACATAGggacattctgataatcatcgctccacggctatcgccagtttctctctgacagcatgctaaattattgcgcgaatctatcaaaacaagaatacagagttatatctcccatatgtttttcgcgagcactgatctaaatttgagatcagtgttcgcgagacgaaaatgattgcagattggccgacttcgacagtgatctccgttctgttcttcacagttatgataaagacatcgttctaaggtcaaaacatgTCGACATTTTaagactgctgtcggaaggagaccgtgatatatggttgcatcactctcaactggttacagaaaaaaacgTTTGCACCGGCGCGCACCggagccaaagttgattattaccgtaaagtaccttgtaagcgcccagtatcgagtaagcgcccaccccccacttttagtccaaaaccgtgcatagggtatagtaccttgtaagcgcccaccccccactttacaccattgaaatcaggggaaataaaaattccgcacttgatctgctagttttgtgaatgatttccctttcttgcaaaccctatcacgtgtgtctgcacgccttggatctaaacgcctgcaagtcaatgattacaagatgccacggatcaaatcgtacaccgttgcatttaagctctcagctcttgactatttggataataacgccaatggaaacacacacactcttacacacacacacacacacacacacacacacacacacacacacaatactctccctcctctctctctctctctctctctctctctctctctctctctttctgccgaaaacagtctttggccaagtaaaatagactgctgcccatatccagaagacgtaccccttgttcaagggaaacagagacacagtgcggccgacagcggcacctctgcagacaagaaaaggatgcgacgacatttgtctccccaagctcttctaatgacaatacgaacaagaaaaacaatggaagatgaaaaaagaaagaagatatgattacgaagtgatcaaagatcacatttcttactgaaaactgctcgtgcatagggtgtagtacctagtaagcgcccaccccctactttgggtcggaattggtgcacaggaggggtgggcgcttacaaggtactttacggtacgtGACACtcagagttgtttgcacagtatatacatccgcgaaagatagctcgcttgaaactgtcttacatatcattTTAATTACACAACatcatgaaaaatcattatcgacgatcgcgaatctgcttatatccataacacattacgaaaacatctaaatatgtaaaaaaaaaaaatttaaaaaaaaatcgatttcctctccagacaaggaaaaccacatcttggacacccggccagtactgaaactggccttggcacggaacgatccaaggggggcaatctcagtcatctcaaagagggaaatccaaacgcaatccgctttgttcgattttatgggcttggacgatagagaaaaataagaaaagcaaaagctggagtcagtctggacgaaattgctatcaagaacgcagaattgattttttctgagttttttttttagccgtaagcgccatgtttatcggtcTCCAACCGGCCTCAAAGACGAAGGAAAACTGACGGTGCTGGGTAATTGAAATCAAATAATGAACACTGACAGCATGCACAGCCGTAACCAACACCTTTTGCTCACAAGACATGTCAAATAAAGTGAAAAATAGCAACGACTTACCATTGTGCACTCCCGTGTCGAGCTAAAACTTAAGTTGCGGCACAATTTCGCTTCTCGCACATCTGGCTTGTTGACATGCATCAacgaaggggcctcactctggaagagtttcctgctccgataaacatggcgcttacggctaaaaaaacaaaaactcagaaaaaatcaattctgcgttcttgatagcaatttcgtccagactgactccagcttttgcttttcttatttttctctatcgtccaagcccataaaatcgaacaaagcggattgcgtttggatttccctctttgagatgactgagattgccccccttggatcgttccgtgccaaggccagtttcagtactggccgggtgtccaagatgggaaaaccaaggcatcctgtcagggataaaatgagactcgaagggaagtaactcatttttgacctgagttcaggacatcttgaacacgcggccagtacaactggccttgacacggaacgattcaaggggggcaatctcagtcatctgaaagagggaaatccaaacgcaatccgccttgttcgattttatgggcttggacgatagagaaaaataagaaaagcaaaagctggagtccagtctggacgaaactgctatcaagaacgcagaattgattttttctgagttttttttagccgtaagcgccatgtttatcggagcaggaaactcgtccagagtgaggcccctttgttggtttcactgcggtgaacagcagttatgagaaattcgaaatgagaaatggcgcttacggctaaaaaaaaaaaaaactcagaaaaaatcaattctgcgttcttgatagcagtttcgtccagactggactccagcttttgcttttcttatttttctctatcgtccaagcccataaaatcgaacaaggttctaaaaggaagactactcctcttcaattatatccagatatcttccagctgtctccaccataagccaagtggtcgagtcttataccccctttACACACagccgttctaggtcccgttcccgtaccgaccaaggaacggtgcgggcacgggagggatcgggacagaaccgcaatgaacgtaactgatcgttaacggaactgctttgaacggtagggtcggtagggacggctgagacacacacacacacacatagacagagacagacatagaaagac of the Littorina saxatilis isolate snail1 linkage group LG14, US_GU_Lsax_2.0, whole genome shotgun sequence genome contains:
- the LOC138947460 gene encoding uncharacterized protein, with product MSLQSSIYDENPPESGQGASIAGDASVSALLGPQDPGYQPSLTDELEGLDRASSASVFAEPFKTPSIADWNDTNADFKLLRPPVLQEAKKFESFLIFDLRHSESSVAGSPTQLPLDDSYLTKIFDTNISNIYVTTTKVCDLRVLMIGYKASEQYLLVKLDSQVHCLSIKQTSSTETVSEQLTKLSTTVTGYAFGGPTGIVQIRQRNSFKEKESWYLLHNEKHIEVTDVRRLPSLSLVEIKRNLPVEWRIYHRYALFCDKRYLVVCRSVDTLVDIKQKFLQRYETVEGTQGISPEVVWLTQHKKLISDASLKQIFTTIGTPTYGLPQLNSLSQHMPMLHVSSGGEGNAICIDDVFVHFQPPNAVSLEIIFKPHTDLDEGVSTLVVVSPQVSLSGLREELSKVVRREPNSLGITVGGTKLMASRKTNLSQMLTTPGCKITVYPKTKVSLSVEVVESPSQGNDKRTFTISAFSHDVTKVIKSELRALTKSPEYTMDLYFEGRLLVEESTLNENRIRDKDCLEAQVFPNRVKLSVRMPNRKWYELLIDDCSEVTVGQLKDFYNRLDGEENIHTCEQVAIVNGRVVSDTEALGDVMDGWRPLPKVVIVRVENRCFTAATAYKGVFIVCRSTQSTWFQQFKLVQIDNDEEFPGPDVCEKDGRVSAMLQKRRQHPQPPGRVSGIRMAPCHQSLLDESPARDVHPLVPSGWSSPVLTRYGSADASPRRPRNLSHSSSLPNVSARRETPIRLSASSAVRLFEDSSDLDSLDGVQSSTALATGVSELPPEEREEEQRVGMDAEARFEREEDNSTFRSRYPSGASEPNGTVSKIASLPVKERRQSYPPTPMDSQMCSAPVSETIIAQRRDSDITFGKNEAERVTLVRERFQLNPDETLSSSLSLVSQARGAPDLVRKISQMPCSIQRIPSPLSGEGQLTLYKDQQRQMMVLPDPAYKYIPEHVIREIACHLGANGMMTIRALGVSEPEIEDANYRYPKNLQEKYLLCLRAWCKKEGSNANKQTLKETLKKSRRADLCILIDELDPDAKTEEA